The sequence CGTCGTCGGGCAGGTGGCCCTGGGCGCCATCGGCATGACCGAGCTGGAGGCGATGATGATGGCCAAGCCCGTGATCGCCAAATGGGAGCACGACCAGGCTTACCCCGCGCCGGCGCCCATCCTGCCTGCCGCCGACGCCGAGCGGATCGTCGGCCAGGTCGGGCGCCTGTGCGCCGATCCGGCGCTGCGGGAAGCGACGGGGCAGGCATCGCGCAACTGGGTCTTCGACCATCACGGCTCGGAAGCCGTGGCGAATTTGCTTACCCGCTACATCGAACAGCATCGATGAAAGTGCACCGTGGATAATCTATTCCGGCAGTCCTCGCTTCGATACGGCATGTTGGTGCTGATCACGATCGGCGCGATCTTCGTCGACGCGCTGTCGGGATTCGGCCAGGCGGTCGGGGTCGGCATACCGGCCAGCGCGCTGTTCCGCTTCCTGATCGTTCTGCTGGCGGTCATGTTCCTGCGGGGGCGGAATCTGTTGATCCTGCTGGCGTATATCCTCTGGATGACGCTGTGCTGCTATCTGTGGCTATGGGCCGGGAATTTCGAAGGCGCGGCGCTGGAAATCCAGTACCTGATGCGGCCGATCTATCCCTTCCTGCTCTATTGGCTCGCATTCTCCTGGCTCGATCGAAATCGCCAGGATCTGAACTGGCTGACCGGCAAATACGCCTTTGCGCAATTCGCCATCGGCCTGCTGTTCGTCTTCACCTTCGTGACCGGCATCGGCATGCCGACCTATGGCGACTACGCATTCGGCCATAAATCGTTCTTCGACGGCGGCAACGACCTGGGCCTGTATACCTTGCTGGTGGCCATCTTCTGCCTGAGCCGCTTCGCCGCAGGGCAGGGCGTCGTCTACTACCAGGCCAGCCTGGTGGCATTGATCCCGCTGACCCTGCTGGGCACGCGGACCGGCTGGGCCGGCTTTCTCATGATCAGCGGGCTGGCGATCTACGTCGGCGTCAGGTGCCGGCGTTTCTTCGTCCATCGCCGCCTCGCCGTATCGGCCCTGATCGCCTTCATTTCGCTTCTGCTCGGCGTCGCGATCTTCCTGTTGGTCAAATTGCTCGAGACCGATCTGTATCTGGCCGAAAAACTGTACGACACGCTGGAAAAGGGCCCGCGCAGCCTGTTGACGACCTTTTCCGGGCATTACCTTGCGGAGCGGCCGCTCTGGGGCGAATTCATCGGTTCCGGTCCGGATTTCCACAAGAAGCTCGCCATGAACATGAGCACCTATTTCGGCGCGGTCGATCTGAGCGAGCTGAAATACCGTTATGTCGAGCAGGATGCATACGACCTGATCGGTTTCTTCGGCGTCCCCTTTTTCCTGGTACTGCTGGCGGGTCATCTGTATTTCGCATTCAAGGCGGCCGGCAACTGGCTCAGGTCGCGCAACCTTGCGGATGGGATCCTCCTGTTCGCCGTACTCCTCTTCCTGATGCATGGCTTTTTCGCCGGACACGCGCTGCTGAGTCCGTTCGTTGCCCATGGAATGGTGGTGATATGGCTGACGATCGCTTTCGGTAATAAAGAGAAAGGACAATAAATGCGCCTGGTCCGATGGTCCGCATACCTGCTGCTGGTCCTGCTGCTGGTTTACGGCTACCGCTCCTATTCCCTGTTCACGCACTTCGGCCGCGACATCGCGCTGCCGCCGTCGTCCGAGCAGTACTACCATCTCGAGCCGGCATTCTGCCTGGATGCCTGCCGTTCGATCGATACCTCCATCGTCAGTCAGGACGAGGACGGCGTATACGTCGTCAATTTCGACCGGGTCAAGAATCTGCGCGTGCACGACAAGCGCGTCTATTTCCCCGGCACCATCGGTCAGCTGGCGCTGACGCATTACGTGCGCCTCAAGCGCTATGGCAACCAGGAAGACAAGAAGGCCTTCCTGGCCAATGTCGACTGGTTGGCCGGCAATATCCGCGAATCGGGCTGCTGGGACAATCCGATCGATATTTCGGTGACGCCGGGCCGAGTCGTCAAACAGCCGTGGTGCTCGGGCCTGGCCCAGGGCGTGGCGATTTCGGCGCTGGTACGCGCCTATACCTTGACTCAGGACGATAAATACCTGGGTGTCGCGTTGCATGCTGCGAGGGTATTCCAGCCTGGCGTACCCGATTCGGTGACTTCCCGGATCCGTCCCGACGCAGTGTGCTACGAGGAAGTCATGGACGCGGGACATCCGACCTGCGTATTGAACGGCTATATTTTCGCGATCTTCGGGCTTTACGATCTGACCCGGGTCTCGAGCGATCCGCAGATCAAGGCCTTCTACGACGCCGGCATGCAATCGCTGATCACGCTGACGCCCCAATTCGACTCCGGTTACTGGAGCTATTATTCGCTCGATTCGGTGCGTTCCCTGGCGAATCACTACGCCATCGCGTCCCCGAGCTATCAGCGCAT is a genomic window of Chitinimonas koreensis containing:
- a CDS encoding D-glucuronyl C5-epimerase family protein; its protein translation is MRLVRWSAYLLLVLLLVYGYRSYSLFTHFGRDIALPPSSEQYYHLEPAFCLDACRSIDTSIVSQDEDGVYVVNFDRVKNLRVHDKRVYFPGTIGQLALTHYVRLKRYGNQEDKKAFLANVDWLAGNIRESGCWDNPIDISVTPGRVVKQPWCSGLAQGVAISALVRAYTLTQDDKYLGVALHAARVFQPGVPDSVTSRIRPDAVCYEEVMDAGHPTCVLNGYIFAIFGLYDLTRVSSDPQIKAFYDAGMQSLITLTPQFDSGYWSYYSLDSVRSLANHYAIASPSYQRIHAEMYTALARMDPAPVLEQYRQVHTDYAHRGWFNIVVIPLYLMYQDFSLAYKWFRQLKE
- a CDS encoding O-antigen ligase family protein, producing MLVLITIGAIFVDALSGFGQAVGVGIPASALFRFLIVLLAVMFLRGRNLLILLAYILWMTLCCYLWLWAGNFEGAALEIQYLMRPIYPFLLYWLAFSWLDRNRQDLNWLTGKYAFAQFAIGLLFVFTFVTGIGMPTYGDYAFGHKSFFDGGNDLGLYTLLVAIFCLSRFAAGQGVVYYQASLVALIPLTLLGTRTGWAGFLMISGLAIYVGVRCRRFFVHRRLAVSALIAFISLLLGVAIFLLVKLLETDLYLAEKLYDTLEKGPRSLLTTFSGHYLAERPLWGEFIGSGPDFHKKLAMNMSTYFGAVDLSELKYRYVEQDAYDLIGFFGVPFFLVLLAGHLYFAFKAAGNWLRSRNLADGILLFAVLLFLMHGFFAGHALLSPFVAHGMVVIWLTIAFGNKEKGQ